The following DNA comes from Solea senegalensis isolate Sse05_10M linkage group LG10, IFAPA_SoseM_1, whole genome shotgun sequence.
cacccaaaaaagtcatagtatatataTCGcccaaaaatcaccaaaatgtcatagtatagtatgtcagtccgggtcaaaaagtcaaagtatagtatgtcgcccaaatcGGTCAGccgtcattgtatagtatgttgtccaaaatgggtccaaaatgtcatagtatagcatgtcgtccataATCAgttgaaaaagtcatagtatagttgtccaaaatcacaaaaagtcatagtatagtatgtcgtccaaaatcacaaaaaaaagtcatagtatagtatgtggtccaaaatcactcaaaaaagtcatagtatagtatatcatccaaaatcacccaaaaatgtcatagtatagtatgtcgtccaaaatcggtcaaaaatgtcatagtatagtatgtcgtccaaaatcggtcaaaaaagtcatagtatagtatgttgtcaaaaacatgacaaaaaagtcattttttagtatgtcgtcttaaatcgatcaaaaaagtcatagtttagtatgttgttctGTTATTATGAAAAACCCAGTTCTTTCTTCTGCTGCATGAAAGTTCAGGTCATTAGTTTGCAACATATGGCAGGTTGTGGTGTGAAGTCATCGATGATCCCTTACACATATAATTGGTCTCTAAGGCACCGACGCTGCACAGCTTGAAAAACTGCATAGAAATTAACCCatgcatgatgatgatggtggtatTATATCTGTGACAGCTGACCACACACTGAAAGAACACAGAGACAGGGATCTGAATTTAATGGTTGATGTTAAAAGTCTGTGTGAACAAGTTGTTGTCAGTCCCTCATTTATTCATGTAATCTACTTGGATTTAATGTTTCATTAACTCACTTCATTGCGGTGAAGATGGTCTGTGCAGAATTGAGTCATCTTCCATGAAGTCTACGTACACCCCAGGGCGAGACACTAAACCAGAAAATGCTTGTGGATGTGGCAttagtgtgtgaatgggtatttgaattgtgtgtgacagaaaaagcGGCGCacacataaaatgaatgaatgtgtcagTGGACGTGAATGGGGCAAAAGTGCTCCTCAAAACTAGAAAAGGACAATATAAAACGTATGCTCTTTGAACATTTCTTATAAAAGGGCAGAATATAACCGGAGACAAGGAAATCAATAAGATGAGAGTGAGCTGAAGAGGCCGCTGACGTCCACGTCACTCATCGATACACTTGGTGGTTGTTTGACTCAGACACCAGGATATTCTCACTGCGACATCACGATGAACCAGCATCCTTCTTAAGCGTTGCTTTATCCGCATCAAAAATCTGTTTGAATGGTAATAATAagccattaaaatgtattttgtaatGTCCCATTATTGTAATGTTTCCACAGAGAAACTCCCCAGGGAAAAGCAGCATGGGTGACAGGTTTCTTTCATTTGCGGGTACTTATttgctgttctgtttttttataaactggttatttactttgttgttttgacCCTGATTTTGTGTCCAACCACTCAAGTGACCATTAGGCTTCAAACCTTTGTGCACTCAGATACTGACCACTCTTCTAGTAGCAAATTACCTTTGATGACTGAGTGGTCGTGACtgttttttgcttcttctttttttctttttttttctaaagttgCAGCTGCAGTCGTGGTATAAGcttttcttttcacacagtGGAGGTACAGTGTGAGGAATATTTTAAAGGGCCCGCAGGGGCAGATGCTGTAATTATAACCCTTCAACTCGCTGCTTGTACCGAGGAAATGAGACCTTTTATAGCATGAAAGTGAGACATGGTGTTCTTTTGACGTGGCAGTTGGGAGATTTATCAACTACCTATTTCTTTCTGGAAAGTCTTGAAAATGCACAtgtttactgtatgtataaataactgccatGTACCTTTTCAACACCATACAGGCTTGTCATATCACAGTCAGTAAGAGCTCAATTCAAGGCCAATTTACAATGAAAGAGTGCTTAATTTTTCCAGCCACTGGCTTTTTGCAATTGGAGACACTAACCCATCCTCCTCCCctaaggccttttttttttcctcctctcccactCGTGTTTGAATCCTTCCAACAAAAGGCTTCCATCTCCGCTCCTCCACTAATGATTAGTCTTTGTAGTTTTGCCCACACATAGCCTCCACAAAACAATACTCTGACATcaatcatttttttgtaaagcgTGACCTCtgcaaacctttaaaatggaaatatgtttttctttttaatggtAATACTGGTTCAAAATGTTAACAGGTAATTCTAGTGCCAACGATAAAAACGGACTGTGTTTTCAGCGCATGTACATAATTCATCAGCACAATTATTTGTGGCACTTGCTGTTTTTATCTTAGCACATGGCCTGCTTTTTTAAGGTTAAgggtttctttttgtttttttaatgagcaaaATACAGTAATACAGTACAGATAAGTATCCTCAGAAtagatgaattaaaaaacatgCACTGATAATCCTCCACGGCCTCACATTGTGTTTAGTTGCATTGATAttcattgcctttttttttttttcctctgtgcaaCTTCCCAGCTCATCACATGCTCACAGTTGGCAGCCCTTTCACCGCAACTCCCTCACAGATCTGGATGAGAGAGAagtacatttctttatttattacaaCTTCCCTTtcctgagtgagtgtgaggcCGATCAGTGCCAGTTGTCTTTTGAAATGGACACTGTCAGGTCTTTCGCGCATGTGAGTCTGACCCCATGAGCTTTTGCCCCGGGAGACGGAATGTGGAGCAGTAATGCAGTGACACAATGCAGTGTGGATAATTGACCCTTCTACGTCCAGCTATTCACCCACTCTAATGTGAAAACGAGAGACACGTGACTTCACTGTGCAATGCAGAGAGTGATGTAAGTAAATACATATCTGCTCACAAATGACAGGCAGAATAAATATACACCAGGTCCGGCATGGTTCAAAAATGCTCTGATCTGCAAACTACTTTTGACAAAAGagatgccattttttttctttggaaaaCATATTTCCACCTACAGGTGGCAGTGTTCTATTTCAGATTTGAAAAATCCAAACCGTTTCAAGTCTACTTTGCTGTCACGTGTTGCCAGTAAAGGTACATTTTCTTAGACTGTGTTCTTGAGTAGATAATGGCGCGGTCACAGTCTGCGTTCTTCTGAAATCTGCCTGAGATTTGGCGTAAGCAATGGTCGTTTGTAGTTTTCCCCTCACTGAAAATGATGCTTGTATATCTGTTTTCACTTCTATTATCACCATTCCTTGACTTGTTATTGCCTGTGTTGCAGACCTCAAAGCAGGTAACATAGACTTAACTGTGCTGTGGTTCATCAACAGGCTTGGAAAATTACAGATCCAGGTTTCTACACTCACAGAGACATTTGACTGTTGAATTACATCCTCCATCtccaaacaacaaatcattcGATTCTTTCAGGGAGTAAGCTGGCTTTAAGTGTCACCAGTCAACTCACCCTGTAATTGGTTTACCTAGAAACCAGAAAGCAACGGTTATTTCAGGCTTTCTGATGCTAGATTGACTGGCTTCAGATCTTGGTTGAGACTAGTGTATCAGTTTGACATGGACAACTTAATGCGGAGGGTGTTTCTACCACTGAAGAATATTCTAGGGTATATAATTAACCCCTgatcttcttttatttatctacATTTAAAGAATCTTCAACCCGGCCACAATCAGTCAcaataaaaaggcatttaacATCAAACAAATAtaaccacatttattttgaaagtataaaatttcacactataaAGGCCACTTTTCAGGGTAGATCGACAACCTTTCTGTTAAGATTTACACAGAGAAATGACGTGTTGCTCTCAGCTGCTCTAGCATACGGTCCAGTTCtgtggcaaaataaaataatgctcGACTCCACCACAGAAGTAGTTGGCAAAATCGGAATAATTTACTCGATACAGGAAAATGGCAGGAGTGTGAGAATTCCTGATTTGTACATCCCACGGAGGAGCAGGTGTTTCTGAAcaattctctctctttattaAACCAGTGAACAGGCACAGCTTGACATTACAGGCACTGTTTGCCTTCAACTGGGAAagtcagaaaaaagaaatctgcagTTGACATTCTTAACAATGGCACTAGTCAGGCCACAATAGCGTCCCCGTGGAGAGAGCATCCTCTGTTTGTACGAGCAGGACGACTCCAACAGCAGAGCTCGCAGTCTGAGGTTGATGGGCCGCACTCGAGTGTAGCGTTCACATTCCTACTCAATAACTGTGACATGGTGCCCGCTGAGGTAGAACAGTTGTACCAAAAAGACTTATTTATAAAGTATACAAATGAGTAACAGTCACATGAATGAACTTAAAAGTGGAGGGGGGCTGAGATAACATCACATTTCACCCACATTTTCAGCACAACAATATGAAGACCGTTGACATGTCTGGATATTTGAAAATACATCCTTCCAGCACTCGCACACCTGCAGCTCTTTCCCTTTCTAGCATCATGGCAGTTTGACAGACACTCAAACCGTATTATTGCATCTACAAACCAGTTGGAACTACTCACTTATGAAGTCACAAGCTCACTCGGCCTCAGCcaagtcaaacacacactattCAAAAGTGcaaacggaaaaaaaacaaccaaaagtCAACAAAAGGGAACTTAAGCAGACACTTTGTCATGTGAGAGTGGGCACATTCCCCGCACAGAGAGTACAACGTGTTCGTCGATGCTCTTTCCACGTTTAAGAGGAAAGTGTCATGTCCCTTCTGAAGGCTACTGTCTCCCCTGAAGGCTGGAATGGGCGAAGCAAGCTGACTGGCTCCAGGCAAGGTGGGCAAGGCTAGACTGGGCTGTGCAGTGCAAATAGCTGGACACCCAGCCCTCTGTGTGGACTAGGACCAGCTGCTGTCCATCAAACCCTGTGTCTCCTTGCGGGTGATGATACTTTCTGTCGATTTAAGGAGCCTCTCCAGACAGGGCGCATTGATTTTGCCCGGCGGACGGCCTCGGGGCACCGCGTCTGTCTTAGTGTGCGTGTCCGTGCTAGAGGACACAGCGTTATCCTGGGTTAAGTCTCTGTCTCTGGGGGACAGCAGGTGTTTGGGGCTGGCCTGTGCCTGCTCTGCCGTGGGGGAGCAGATGGGTGACGTGTGGAGCCACTTCAGATTATTGGCAGAGTAAGCTGCTCCAGGAGTGAGGTCGGTGACTCTCAGAGCTTTGGCAGCGGCTGGAGGATCACTCATGGTGACAGGGCTTGTGGCTGCAGTGGTGGTCATTGGAGACAGCTGAtgagaaagaaggaaggaaggttcAGTTTCATTCAGTCAGCAGTTTGTGCGGCAGGATATCGGTGCCCACTCATTGACAAAAAACTATAAGCTGGTCAGAGTTATCGGAGAAAGCATGGTCATCTGATGTTTCCATCATATATTCAAAGTGTGTAGTCCTTCCTGTCTGATAACAACACACCACTATCTTTATGCACAAATTGATAATTGTTTGTAATTAgatcacaaacacagtcttaTTTAGAATAGaagcagacacagagaaacatgacTTTTCAtgtaaaactgtgtgtttgaccCTCACTCACTaccttcattttatttcatgatttataGCTAAGAATGGCCATCTATATGCATCTCAGTCATAAAGTTGTGGGTTTGTTAACGTTCAAATGAAAAGCCAGAAGTGTCAAGGCAAAATTACTGTAAATCATTTTTCCTTAAGAAACAACCCtcttcacatttcattttaattaaattcaacGTTAACAAactaacataataataaatggatGATGAAATGATTATGGCAGGTTTTAAGTTACTGTTCTGCTCTTGTCGTGTGACTAGTTACTAATCCACTTGTGTATTCGAGGGTGTGTCAGTATTACCCACTGAAATAAATCCTCAccactataaaaacacacaggaatgtTCCAGAgtattctgaccttttttttttttttttttatttccacagaGACACTCCCCCAAAACTACcttttgtcatttgtcagtgTTCTTGGTGAACCCGATACTGCAGTAATACCTCCGTAAAAATAGCCCTTAATCCTCCTCTGTCCCAGGCCTGCCATTAAATAATAACAGATATTTCAGTCCCTTCTTTGCTGCATTGTCACCACATGTTCTTTGCAGTGGACCTCGTCTCATGGAGAAGTTCTTACACAACAGTTatgctttcattttcacaactcTACCTTCGATCTCTTGGTGGGAACggctgtctctgtgtgtgcgacGGCCGGTTGGTTTTGGAGTTTTACGTTAGGGAACCAGCTCTTCAGCATTTCCTCCATTTTGAGAATGATATTAATATACTTCTCtctggagaaagagaaagagagagaaggaggagagaaaaagaaaccagaaataaaTACTGAGACACACAATTACACGTGAGTagactggcaaaaaaaaacatttgagaaccactTCAAGGAAGTCTCTCTTGCAATTGCGAACAGAGCATGAACAGTTAAAGGCTGCACTCAGCCAGCGAAGGCCAGGAAACTGAAGCACATATCTCACATGTTTGCAGCTCACACGTGGCACAATGTGCAGTAGCACTGCCCGCCTCTAAATATACACGCTAAAGCCACAATGGTCTCCAACTGCATCATTGTGAAAATGAAGTAGCTGTGGTGACGCAGCTCTTGGCGGAGGAGGGCACAGAGTAGCGCACCATTAACTCCCTCTTTTTAAAAACCAGATGGTGGGCAGGGATTAGCTTGAGTCATATGATCAGGACCTTTCTGCCATACTCCATTCAGAGCATGTTAAATTCATGCGAAAGATTATCCACAACAGTGACTGCTCAAAAAGTCACTTTGATCCTATCTGCCATTGTGTCGCAGCAGGAGCTGCCAGCTGGCAACATGGAGCAGGCacagggaggcagggagggaggggtgggggtgtAGTCCACCTTCCATCCTCTGCCCTGGCTGTCTACAGCGAGGCTACCACACCCACTCTTTGTCTCCCATATGAAGGCAGCAGCTGGTGGGTGCAAGGGCTTCAATTAGTTTGTGCCACACTCAACAGCCTTTCATTGCACATCAGTGTACATTAATGCAAAACCTCACAATGGGTAGGTTTCCATCACCCGGGTTTCTATGTGCATTTTCAATTTGCACATAAAGCACCAGAAAATTCtgataaaatcttaaaaaaaaaaaaaaaggagaaaacacaatgaataaAAGCTTTTCATACGTGAGGGGATGTGGACAAGTTAGGgcaacaataaaagtaaaataagtgTGATGGATTCGGTGAAAAAAAGCTTCCGCTtccacatttcactgcactgtaaaaagggcagaaaatgtgactgaaagaaggtatgaatgtgtgaaatgatGAGCAAATATTACTGCAGAAATAGATGGGCACTAGTGACAAAAGGCCATTTAAGTCATCAAGGTGCACCTTCTTCCGTCTTCTGTGGTGACCCGGCCACCTACTGCTTATCTCAGTGAACACACTCTGTGCCAATATTGGCTAAAGGACAGTGGatcaaaaaacactcaaatgtgCTTTTCCTGTTACTGAATGTTTTGAagaatttcttttattttttttaaatttgcaatATTAACACAAACTAGATTGAGTTTCGTTCCACCAGAACACATGTAGCAAACCTCACAGTTATCAGAAGTGCTTTTCTGTTTAACGTTGTGTTGATATAATATTGTTCTAAGGAcacaaaatgtcttatttttatttttgtggttatttattcaatgcaaatattttgcttggCCATCATCACTGACaattctctgtttttatattattgtaaataaattaaCTGTAAGTTGgactaaataaatgttttgaacATGTAGCAGTGAGTGTGATGGCGACAAGACTAATCGACAAAGAGCATAATTATTGATctaacatgtacagtaaataaaacaagaacactTTGTTTTAGTATTTCACATGAAATTGCCCAAGGAAATATTCTGACCCTGGCACCTGCATCCCGCGAAACACCAAAACCTTTACAAACGATCACATCACTGGGACTGAGGCTTTCACCTTCGCAGTGGTGATATCATACTACATTATACCGTCTGGCTAGTGGAGAGCTAATCAAGCAGACACAAGTGTGCTGCTCCCACAGTGGAGCctgatacatttttaacaagatGCCCAGCCTCCGTGAAACCCAGCCATCTCTGCAGTAAATTTATCCTGAACATGTGGAGGCAGCAGCTCCTCACAGAGCACCCTGCTGAGAACCATGTGTCGCAGACATATTGGGAGATCACATTGACCCGTGAATAGTAAATGACATTTCTTGCCGTTGTAATTCATTTTGTGTGCTATCGTGGCTTTCGGATATATTACATTCTGCTCTGTTTGAAAGAAGCTCCCGCGCAAAAGGGGAGGTTTTTCATTACAGTGAGCATAAAATATTtgtgaaaaatgccaaaaatatcCGGAGCTGTAACGTGATGCATCTCATTTGTTGCATGGAGCAGAGTATGTGGGTCATGTGTGGGACGCTCACCCCATGCGTGGGTTCTGCAGGACACCCATGATCCTCTGAATCCTGTCCATTGCCACACTCTCCTGGAAACTGCTGAGTCCTGGAAATGAGGAAAGTTGTACCATCAGCCATATGAAGTGGATGACTCTGTGCAGCATatgggctctgtgtgtgtgtgtgtgtgtgtgtgtgagggaacaAACTCCCTCTGTGGTCAGGAAGTGTTGGGTCACACAAGGTTTTGGTTTTGACAAAGATCCCAAACTAAGCAGTTGCACAGCCTGTCTGAACATGGCGCTTGCTGCCAGAGACCCGCATTATACAGTACCTCACTGTCGAGTCACAAACAGTGGCTGCTTTCCTGTAGTACATTATGTTCTCACTCACCTCTGCCAAGCATCTAATTTACAAGTATTTCACCATTGGTTCAAATTCATATTGGAACGGCTGAATAAACCATTACCTAAAAATATGCTCCATTCTAAAAGATGGGACACACAGGAAATACTTCAACAATGCATGTTTCAGGAGATCATGTTCTCAAATTTCAGGGACACCTAATGTGAAACGCTGtccattgttttatttctctgagacacaaaaaagtcagtAAAGACAAGAGAAGAATTGAGGCACACGTGTAGAACAATGGCTGCGTTATTCAGGgtcaacaacataaaaataaatacggCTGACTTACGTTCTCTGTATCTCCCTGAACGAAGACCATTCAAGATTAACGACAGAGGATGAATGTAGCACTGTAGGTCCATGCACTGGAAACAACAACAGGTTAACTTGTAGACTCACTGTCAAACACCATTTGAAATGTTGCGTAAAGTCAGTGTAATTTGAACAGTCCTAAACTCCCCCCTACTATTCTGTGGTTACAGTTCTTCAGAAAAACACGACTACTTCTGCTTTTTGCCTGGAAATGACAGAGCAGGAGGCTCTATGTAAAACCAGCGTGTGGGGTCAGTCTAGGTGACAGGACATGCTCCAGTTATGCTGACACTATACACCACCTGCTGTGGGACAGGACATGAGTCGCAGTGGTGCTCACCTTACTTGTGAAGAATTGGTCTTTCTCTGTCATGTTGGAATTGAGCTGCTGTGCCTtgcgctcctcctcctctgtgaagCTGTGAGGTCTTTTTAGTGCTTGCTGAGTGTTTCTgccatttgttttctctccgtGTGTTTTACACAATCCAATGGCGCCGTCGTACGTCTCCATGCGACCAGGAGGGGATCCCGCGCTGCAGGGCTCCCGGACCtccctccacttcctgtcacccTTCTTCACATCACAGTCAGTCGGGCCCAGGTGTGGCAGGGCTCTCGGGGTTGGAGGAGCTTCTGTCTGGCTGTGCGTTCTGGTACACGGGTCAGTCTCCCGTTCGCTCTCGCTGTCCTCATTGTCACTCGCCAGCCAGTCAATGGAGTTATCCGAATCTGTAGCAGACATCCTTTGCCGCAGGCTCTAACTAGCACTGACCATCACTGACCTGACAGGGAGAAAGCCATTGTTACTATAAATGTGGCAGCACATGAAGGAGTAAAAAGGATGAGAACAGGAGTCATCGAATCCTACTCCACCTTAAATATGACCAGAAGCAGTCAAAATTAAACGTATGGTACTGATTCTAGCAAAACAGGTTCCtgaggaataaaacaaataaaagactgCAGCTGGGCTTCAACCACACCAATGAGAAATAcaggcagagacacagcagagtgaTCGGAGCAGATGGTGGCAGTGAAAGCAAAGTTGTTGAGACTATGATGactggtttgtttttgcagaggCAACACCTGGGCCAGTAAACACAGACTGGCCAGCATCACAAGCTCACACCAAACACCCCAGTGTCCACAACAACCATGTGCAGCCCAACAACACTCAAGCACTCAAATCCTTCACTGCCATTTTAAATCTTTACATCACAACGTCACACaggaactgttttttttttttatctaccgGCCGCCagctgccaccaccaccacactcaTTCATAAACACTGTTGGGTTGTTTATTCAGAAGGGACACGGGTCTGCCTCCATGACGACCGGCGCTGCAGAGTGCAGACGTCCCATCGGCAAGtgacacttgtgtttgtgtgtggggaggcaatttttttaaaaataagacaCTAGCACTGTCTGTCTTTTCCTGCTGAATACAAGATCTCTGCAATACATTTCCTGAGTGATTAGAAGATCATAAAAGAGAGCGCAGCATTTTCAGCTCAGAGCCTATTTTTGGTGTGTGGATGGTTAACGCCTGATAAGTCATTGGTTTCCTGAAAAATTTGGGGGTAGGAGAGTTAATTGCCCCCTGGTTCTTTGTCTCAAGACGGCCACGGTCTGATCTTATTGTtgcacagaggagaggagggtggAGCAAAAGATGTGCTGGTTTCACATGCTATAtaacatttcacaaacacagaggagaaaaataatatttgcaAGTGTCCAATTGCTGGTTATAATAGTTATAATACAGATAAAATGtctcatgtttaaaaaaaagtgttgtaggccctattattttaaaaaaagaaaacattgtgtACTTAACTTAAAAGACAATATTAATAAAGGAAGCAACATATATTCaagtaaatcatttattaatttactttCTACTATAATAAGTATATCCACATAGTCACATGTTACTCTATCAGATGACCTGTATAGACAACATATATAGATGCAGTGTTGACAGAAGAGCTGaaataaagacaacacaaacCACAGAGACCGGTGTTTTTAGATGACACACGTTCCTCTTTTAAGCTTTCTATCTACCTGTATGTATGTGAGGAAGCAGAAGATGCTCAACACATGTACACTCATTTTaggaaaaaaatgcagatgaATTGTGATTACATCTTCCGTCCTAAACGAGAGGTCGAATGAACTTTTATCAAGCTATCGATCTGCCTTAAATGCAGTTTTCAGATCAGTTACAAATACAATCGACTTCCTCATCAGTCAAAGTAGCACTCACTGTTACGCTTACATAAAACAAGGAAGACACTAAGCGGTAGACTACCTGGAAATTTAATATGATCATTCTCCAGAAACAACATAATTGTGATTCACTATATTATCgcaatacctttttttttttttgattctgAAGTGGGAGCGTGTAAGAAAAACATGTTATCAAGGAGGCTGAAAATCAAGActctttaacattaacattctTTATGTATTAATGAGATCCTGGAATGACAAGAAAAATACAGACTCCCTCTTGCAgcacattaaattaaaagacTATGACTGTATGTTGGCGAGCTGGCCAAAATCATCAAGTCACTcagtgaaatattaacaattttTCTGATTAGAATGAACTACAATCAACTTAAAGTGAgtgattttaaatgacttttaaatgattgtttattttaagtgcTTTTTACCGCGATTCGCGATAATATTCGCGATAATATTGTATATCATCCAATCCCTAGGAGAGGGGACAGAATCACTGCAATATCATATCATTAATCCACAGAAATATCTGCCGGTCACAGACCATGACTTGAGCCGGAGTCAAATTCCTttggatgattttaaaaaacg
Coding sequences within:
- the LOC122776211 gene encoding circadian-associated transcriptional repressor translates to MSATDSDNSIDWLASDNEDSESERETDPCTRTHSQTEAPPTPRALPHLGPTDCDVKKGDRKWREVREPCSAGSPPGRMETYDGAIGLCKTHGEKTNGRNTQQALKRPHSFTEEEERKAQQLNSNMTEKDQFFTSKCMDLQCYIHPLSLILNGLRSGRYRERLSSFQESVAMDRIQRIMGVLQNPRMGEKYINIILKMEEMLKSWFPNVKLQNQPAVAHTETAVPTKRSKLSPMTTTAATSPVTMSDPPAAAKALRVTDLTPGAAYSANNLKWLHTSPICSPTAEQAQASPKHLLSPRDRDLTQDNAVSSSTDTHTKTDAVPRGRPPGKINAPCLERLLKSTESIITRKETQGLMDSSWS